Genomic DNA from Deltaproteobacteria bacterium HGW-Deltaproteobacteria-2:
CGGACCGCTCAAAAAAGCCGCCCGTATCGCGGGACTGTCCAAACCGACCAGCTGCGTATAATAAAGGAGGATATCATGGCTGATGAAAAAATAAAGAAAGTATCAATTATCTGTTCCAAAGGTTCTCTCGAAGGTATTTATCCGGCCCTGATCATGGCTAATGGCGCACGTATGGAAGGAATTGAGGTCAATCTCTTTTTTACCTTTTTCGGAATGGATGCCATCACGAAGAAGAAAGTGAAAAAAATCAAAGTCGCTACGGTGGGCAATCCGGCCATGGGCATTCCAACCCTTATCGGCGCGATACCTGGTATGTCTGCTATGGCCACATGGATGATGAAGAAACAAATGGACAAACTTGATATTCCGCCTATTGATGAATTCATCGAGATGATCAGCGCTGCCGGAGGGAAGCTCTATGCCTGCAAGGCCAGCGTCGATATGTTCGGACTTAAAAAAGAGGACTTTGTGGACGAGGTTCAAAAAATCCTGACCGTTGGCGAATTTTATGCGCTGTCTGCGGGAGGACAGATTATTTTCACGTAAACACGATTACCTGCAAGGTAAAAAATAGATTTGTTTTTAAATATTAAATAAATGAATCGGTGGTTTGATTTCCGGCAGTTTGTCGCCTTCGTACAATACTTTTTCCAGAAACAAACCGGAAGGTGGGGCGGTGAATCTCGCCGGTACCTCCGAATAAGAAGTAAGCAGTTTTTCAATATCGCGTTGGGTGAAATTATCGCGGCCAGCCTCTACGGTTACTCCCACTATGCGGCGCACCATTTTCCAGAGAAAATGAGAACCGACAACTCGCATGGCAATTATGTCGTCAAATTCCTTTAACTGTGTTGCTTCAATATTGACTTTTGAGGATGTTTCTTTTTCCATTCTTTTATCGGCAAACGAGACAAAGTCGTGAAAGCCCTGAAATAAATTCAGCGCCTGCTGCATTTTGTTGATGTTAAGATTGTCTTTGATCCACCAGACATAACGCTTGCCGAAAGCTGTGCGCCGCTTTGCGATAAGATAAAGATAGCTGCGGCTCACGGCATGATGGCGGGCGTGAAAGAGCGCAGGGGCATTTTCTACCTGCAAGACATTAATACTTGCCGGCAAGTTATCATTGATTCCGATGCGGAGAGTTTCCGTATTAATCTTTTTGGAAGATTCCAGATGGGCGGTTTGCGCCAAAGCATGCACTCCGGCATCGGTTCGTCCGGCTCCTTGAAGTTGCACCGGCCCGCCTAAAAATTTCTGTGCGGCGGCAATTAAAGTTTCTTGAACGCTTTTAGCATTTTTCTGAGTTTGCCAGCCGCGATAATTGGTTCCGTCATATTCCAGAACTAATTTATATTTATGCAATTTTTATAAACCTCGAAGGTTATAATGAGACTCGAATATTAAAAGGGTAGCGCATTATTACTGGATTCCTGCCTTCGCTGGAATGACACCGTTTATGTTTTCATTTGCCGGAATAACATTTTGCTGTATTTGCTGGTTTTGTTTTACCGGTCCCAAGATAGTCATCGCTGAAATATTTTTCAGCAGTAATCCTCCCGGGTCAAGACAATAGATTTCTGCCCCGGGATATAAAGTTGTGATGACAGCCTTTCCGATGATTTTCCTGCTTTCCTTGCCGTCAAAGTCTATTGTTTTCAAGCCCCACGCATTATGAAAAATGAGAGCCCGGCCGTTTTGTTCTCCGATGTAGAGCATGACGTGGCCCTTGCGCCAGAGAAGACTCAAATAAGGAATTCCCTTTTCTATTATGGTTTTTTCTTTTTGTTCCGGATCGAGATTTTGCAGATCAATGAATGTTCCTACTTTTTTAACCTGGTCTTCGGAGTGCCTGGGCAGCCAGATACCGAAAGGAGCAAAAAAATCTCTAGTCATTGCCGAACAATCGCGATTTCCATAGAGGCCACCCCATCCGTATGGCTCATCAATCAGTTCATTGGCGATTTTTACTGCATTGGAGTAGGTAAAAGGCAGCGGTTTAAGCGTGATGACTTGAGGAGAAACAAAACCATGCTTAATAATAGCGTTGTTATTTTCATCTGCCACGGCAGTAAGTATTTCCAATTTATCCGGCATTTCTCTGACCAAGGGAAACATTTGTCCTATGGATGTTCGGAGATTAAATCGGCCATCGGTGTCAAAAATAACAGATTTATCCCTGGCAATGACGGCATAACGGCCGGATTCCCACATTTTAATAAAATTTTCATCTACATGCGCGTAATCTTCAACCGGCATCCATCCGAAAGCGAAACTGGTTTCTACCAGTGCCCATGATTTATCAGCGCTGAGATGGCATATAATAAGAGGAGTGTTTGCGGCTACGGATGATATTTGCAGGTTATCAAAAGGCCAGCCGGAGATGTCTCCGTCAGAGCTGTAAAAATGAGGGCTTTGCGTGGGCAGCATGCGTAGATTAGTGTTTCTTGTTGTAATTGCCGGCTTAAGAGTGTTGGGATAATCATCCAAAGAAACGTTTTGCTGAAGTTTTTTTAACCAGGACGCAGAATGTTTTTTTTTGTTTTCGCCATAACCGGGGCTCATGGCGAATCTCTTGAAAATCAAAGATACTTTTTCAGATGACGAGTGAACAGGCTTGAGATTATGCCAGACCGAAAAGTAAATTTTATCGTAATCTTCATTAACTTTAACCTGATCCTGGGCTGCCAGGATAAATTTTTCTTTGACAGTTTCGGTTAAATAGGCTGTATGATCCTGGCTCAAATCCTTTACATCTTTGATAATGTCCGGATATTTAGGACAACAGGAGACTATAAATAATATTAAAGTAAAATAAAAAAATTTTATTTTCATGAAAAAATGCCTTGATTTAATTTCATACGCTTTTATAGTCTTTTTTAAATTATTGAGCAAGATTAAACAATAAATGTTTTTATCCTGCAGTTGATAAATAATTTTGTGGCATAAGACATTGAACACTGGTATAAGTGACAAAGTTATGTCAGGCGAGGGGAAAGAAGATTTTTTAATAAAAATTTTTGTCCTTTGCGGAAAAGTAAGGAGCTGAAAAATGGATAGTTTTGTACCCAAGAAGATTTTTTTTACAAAAGGAGTAGGCACACACAAGGATGAATTACATTCCTTTGAGCGTGCTTTGCGTGACGCCGGAATAGAAAAATGCAATCTGGTGCAGGTTTCCAGTATATTCCCGCCGCGCTGCAAAATGATTTCCAAAACGCAGGGATTGAAGCAGTTAACACCCGGCGCCATTACCTACTGTGTTATGAGCCGCTGTTGCACCAACGAACCCAAAAGACTTATGGCGGCGTCGGTCGGTTGCGCCATTCCCGCCGACAAATCATCTTACGGTTACATCAGCGAACATCACGCTTATGGCCAGAACGAGAAGCAGGCAGGCGACTACGCGGAAGATCTGGCGGCGGCCATGCTGGCCTCCACTCTGGGCATTGATTTCGATGTGGATGAGAGTTGGGATGAGAAAAAAGAAATTTTTAAAATCAGCGGCAAAATAGTCCGAACGCTTAACGTAACTCAATCCACAATTTGTAAGGATAATAAATTCACAACGGTTATTGCTGTGGCTGTATTTATTTTTTAAGTTATCTTAAAATACCATAAAAATTGTATAGAAAAGCGGTTCGGCAATCCTTTCATTGTGATGTTATTCTATTATGTCTCAAAATGATAAGCCAGTAAAGATTTCCAGAGAAATCCCAACGCTGAAAATTCACGATGTCGGCGGGGCGGAACTACCTTATCTTTATTACGAAGGGGAAGCTCCGCAGATACTTTTTGCTCACGCTACCGGTTTTCTACCCTGGCTCTGGCATCCGATAATCGAGGATTTGACACCGCATCATGAGTCCTGGGCGCCCTATATGTGCAATTATCGCGATTGCGATCCGGAAAAAGGTTTGGGTTGGGATGTTATCGCCAGAGATTTAATCAGTTTCTGCAGTTCGCAAAACATTACGGATAATCTGGCCGTAGGGCATTCGATGGGCGCTACAGTTATAGCTATTGCCTCGGCATTGTTTGGCCTGCAGCCGCGTGGCATGATTTTGATTGAACCGATTTTCCTGCCGGAAGAAATTTATTCCATCGATATGAAGATCAAAGATCATCCGCTGGCTTCGCAGTCGATAAAAAGAAAAAACAGATGGCAAGATGAAAAATCAGCCCTGGAATATCTGAAGTCGAAATCACTATTTGCCGGATGGGATAAACAAATGCTTGAGTTTTATCTTAAATACGGAATGGAAAAACAAGCCGAAGGTGATTTAAAACTTACCTGTTCGCCGAGAAATGAAGCCGCACTGTTTATGGGCGGTAACAGCACCAATCCCTGGCCGCTGCTTAAGAAGTTGACCTGTCCGGTTCTTATAGTGGAAGGGGAGAAAAGTACCAATAAAGAATTTATCGACTTAAAGAAGGCTGTTTCATTATTGGTTAACGGAAAGTATAAATCAGTTCCTGATGCCGGACATTTGATTCCCATGCAAAAACCTAAAGAAGTAGCTAAAATCATAAAAGAATTTTTAGCGAAAGTATTTTAGGAAACGATTGACGAATTTCGATAAATATGTAAAATTCCCGCCAGAAGTATATTAATACCATAATAGTGCTTTGATTTAAAATTGATATAAGATCAATAAGGGGATCTTTGTTGATGACAGTGACCGAAAACAGTCAGCACCATACGGAAGCTGAAGAAAAACGACAGCCGGGGACATTTCTGGTTTGGCCGTTTGCCTTTATCGGAGAGAAGGTTATCGGCTGGATTAACATGTTGGGCAAGGCAACCATTTTCCTTTGCCTGGCGCTTTGGAAAACTTTTCGTCCCAAGCAGTTTCCCAAGGTAATTGCGCAAATCTATTATATTGGGGCCAGCTCCACAACGATTATCCTTTTGGTGAGCCTGTTCACCGGCATGGTTTTGGGTTTGCAATCATACCACGCTCTGATACAGTTTGGCGCGGTTGGCGGCCTGGGAGCGCTGGTCTCTCTTTCCCTGATCAGGGAATTGGGCCCGGTTTTGACGGCCATTATGATTACGGCTAGAGCGGGATCCGCTATCACGGCGGAAATAGGTATTCAGCGTATTTCGGAGCAGGTCGACGCCCTGCAGACTATGCGTATAGATCCCTTTCGATATCTCATCAGTCCTAGAATTATCGCTGCGATCATCAGTTTTCCTCTGCTCACGGCTGTGTTTGATTTTATTGGTATTATCGGCGGCTACATCTCCGGTGTAGCGCTTCTGGGCTTGAATGCCGGAGTTTATTCTCACAGCATTCAAGCCAACGTTGATATGAAAGACCTTACCGATGGTTTTATTAAGGCGATAGTGTTCGCTGTAATCGTTGCCACCGTTTGCTGTTATCAGGGATATTATGTGCACATGCGCAAGGACAGCCATGGCGCGAAGGCTGTCGGTTTGGCTACAACTTCGGCAGTCGTTACCTCCTGCGTGTTGATTCTTGTTTCGGATTACGTGGTAACTTCACTGCTTTTAATATAGAGAAATTTATGAATGCGATTCCATTGATTGAATTTAAAAATATCACCAAGCGCTTCGGATCCCAGACTGTTCTGCAAAGCGTTAATTTGCAAATATATGAAGGAGAGGTAACTACCATTATTGGTCTCTCCGGTTCGGGCAAAAGCGTTCTGCTTAAACATATCATCGGTCTGCTTAAGCCCGATGAAGGAACCATTCTCTTCCGCGGCAAACCGTTGACTGAAATGAAGAAATCCGAGATTGCCGCTTCGCTGGCCCAAATTAGTTACATGTTTCAGGGCAATGCGTTGTTCGATTCCCTGAATATCTATGATAATATTGCTCTGCCTCTGATAGAGACTACAAATCTGAAGAAAGCGGAAATCACTCGGCGTGTAATGGCCAGAATTGAACAAACAGAATTAACCGAAGCAACTTACAAATTCCCTTCGGAACTCTCCGGAGGTATGCAAAAACGGGCGGCGCTGGCGCGCGCGCTGATAACCGATCCGCGCATCGTTTTATTTGATGAACCAACGACCGGCCAGGACCCTGTCCGAAAAAATGCTATACTTAGCATGATTGCCCAGTACCAGAGGAAATTTAATTTTACGGCTATCATGGTCAGCCATGAAATTCCTGATGTTTATTTTATTTCTAACCGGATTCTTGCCCTCTATAATAAAACTATAGTTTTTCAGGGAACCCCGGAAGAGTTGGGAAATTTTGATCATCCTTTTAACGACGAGGTTATCCATAGCCTCGAAGGATTGCAGAAGGAACTGACGGGTTTGTATTCTAAACGACAGTTCAAAATGTTAAATCATGTTCAGTTAAAGCGTAGAGAATCAGGTGAAAATTATTGCATTGCAGTTTTTACTTTATCAGACCTGGACACAATAATTTCCGTTCTGGGTCACGACGCGGCGCAGGAAGTCATTCACTCGATGGGAATGTATATAGATAAACACTTCGGCGCCATAGGCGGTTTTTCTACCCGCCGCAAGTCCAATGAATTTGTTACAATGCTGCCTTTTTCAGATCTTGCGGAAGCTGAGAGCATTTTGAAAGATTTCGTTAATGATTTCAAGGCGCAGGGAATCCGCGATATTTGGGCCGGAGCTCAAAAACTTGCACCTTCGGATAAATGCGTTGATTTCGCCATCCTGGCGGGCATTGCCGAAGGACCGCCTGTTGCGGAAATAGATTTCATTATAGAGCTGGCCAAATCTCAACAAAAAGAAATAGGGCGTTTGCGATGCGCCGCCAAGGAGTAAACAAATGAAAAAATACAAGATAGAAACCATCGTAGGCATCTTTGTTTTTTTGGGACTGCTCTGCATAGGGTATATGACCGTAAAACTCGGTAAAGTTTCTTTTCTGCAGGATGATTCATATCCTTTAACTGCCAAATTCATTTCCGTAACCGGACTTAGAGATGGGAACCCGGTGGATATTATGGGCATTGAAGTCGGAAGAGTGGAGCGAATCACCATGGATCAGGAAAACCAGCAGGCGGTCGTGCATATGAAAATTAGAAAAGGTATAAAGGTATATGATGACGCCATTGCTTCTATTAAAACGGAAGGTTTGGTAGGCGACCAGTATATCAGTATTGATCCGGGGGGATCCGGCACGCTCCTGAAGCCTAACGGAACAATTATGGAAACGCAGGCGCCCGTGGATATATTAGGACTTATCAGCAAATACGCTTTTGGTGATGTAAAAAAACAGTAAAATGGTATAATGGAACACGAGGAGGATTAAGAAATGAAAAAACGACTCACGGGATTGATAATCATACTGACACTTTTGATGTTTTCTCTTCCGGTATACGCCGGAGTGCCGATGACCACCGCAGAAGCCACTGTCAATAAAGTGCTCAATGTGTTGCGCGATCCAAAACTCAAAAGTCCGGCATCTAAAGAAATAAAGAAAGAAAAGCTCCGGGTCATATACAAAGATATGTTTGATGAAATTGAATTTTCTAAACGCACTCTGGCGCGCAATTGGAACAAGTTAACCCCCGCGCAGCGCACGGAATTTGTGAATCTCTTTGAGCAGATTCTGGAAAAATCATACGCGGACAAAATTCTTGACTATACCAATGAAAAGGTTGTGTTTTATAAAGAAAATATGCTTTCAGACGCTCAGGCTGAAATTCAGAGCAAAATCGTTACCGCTTCTAAAGAAATCCCTATTTTTTACCGGATGATTTTAAAGGACGGCAAATGGAGAGTATATGACGTTGTCGTGGAGAATGTGAGTCTTGTTCAAAACTACCGTACGCAGTTCAACGATATACTGGCCAAGGATACGCCAGAACAACTGTTGGAGACTCTGCGCAAGAAGGTAAGCAAGCACTAGAAAAAATGTCATTTCGTATCCTCCGCTGGCGGAGGTGTTACGAAGTGACGGAGGTGGAAAAAGAATATAGTGATTAATTTCAGAACCGCCTGAAATATCAATGCGGCCTATCCACCCCCTGCCCCCGCCAGCGGGGGACACTTAAAACTTATAATGTTTGGCATGAAGGCTTGGTTTCGTTAAATGAAATACCACCTTGTTTTGATTTTAGCGCTTATTCTTCTTACGGCGGGTTGTGCCCATAGCTCCGTCACCTCTTCCGGTGCCTTGCCGGCCGCGAAATTCTCCCCGTCCCCGCAGCCCATTTTGCTTGCTTCTACGTCTGAACAAAGTACGGCACAATCAACGGTTGATGCCGTAAATCCCATTGATGATGAGTATAAAGAAGATGAATCGGTTGAGGAATACACTAAAGATGCTGTTCAGGAAGAGCGAGTGGAAATCGCCGATCCTCTGGAACCGTTCAACAGAGCTATGCATCAGTTTAACGACAAACTGTATTTCTGGGCGCTCAAACCAGTTGCTCAAGGATACAAAGCAATTGTTCCCGAACCCGCGCGGGTAAGCGTTAAAAATTTCTTTTCCAATCTTGGATTTCCCGCGCGATTTCTGAGCTGCCTGCTCCAGGCTGATTTCAGCGGCGCGGCCACGGAAACGGGGCGTTTTACTATCAATACTATCTGGGGTATCGGAGGCCTTCTCGATCCTTCTGCCGGTAGAGAGCTGGATCTTCAGAAGCAGGATACGGACCTGGGGCAGACACTGGGCGTTTGGGGTGTGGGGCAGGGCTTTTATATTGTCTGGCCGGTATTTGGTCCGTCAAGTCCCCGCGATTCCGTCAGCATTGCCGGCGATTATTTTCTTTATCCGGTTTCTTATATTAGCCCCTGGTACGCAGGTTTGGGAGTAAGGGTTTTCGAAGAAGTGAATGCCACATCTTTGAGAATCGGCGATTATGAAGCGCTTAAAGACGCGGCCATTGACCCCTATGTGGCGTTTCGCGACGCCTACGCCCAGTACCGTTTTAAGAAAATTAAGGCCAGAAAAGCTAAACACAATCCATCCGTGCCCGCGACAGAAAAATCTCCTTCAATCAATCCGATATTGCCGGAAAAAGGAAATTAAATGAAAAGAAAAATTTCTGTGAAAAATTTTTCGACTATTGCCTTCACGGTATTATTTATTTTTGCGATCAGCCCGGTGTCGATGGCGGCTGGATTATTCGGTCCGCTACAAACCATTTCTCAAGAAGCCGGCGGATTAAATACTGCCATAGGTTACCGGTATCACGAAGATACGTATAAAAACGGCATTGATCATACAGTAAGACGTAATGAGCTTTATTCGCAGGCGGCTTATGGATCGAAAAACATCTGGGAAATATACGCGCGCATAGGTCTTGCGGATATGAAAATTTTCGATGTTTTCAGTTCCGCGGATGCTTCTATTAAGACCGACAGAGATAATTTTGAAGCAAACTGGGAATTTTTCGGAACTATGGGAGCAAAAGTTTTTTATGCGATTAATAGCATATTGGGAATAGGAGCTTTTCTTCAGGGGACTTATTTCCCCGGTGATTTTACGGATACTGTTTCAGGAACCGATGGAGGAATACCTTTTACAGCGGAACTTAAGATGAAAAATTTCTGGGACGCGAATTTCGGTATTGGAATTCAAGCTACTCTTCCATACGGCATAAAGTTTTATGCCGGTCCTTATATATATTATTCCGAGGCCAAGGTATCTTGGCATTCCAATATTTCCAGCCCTGGATATTGGGCCGAAGATGATACTATTCGGAACAAATCAATTGTGGGCGGATTTGCGGGATTGGATGTACCGCTGCTGAAAGGATTCCGTTTGAATATAGAAGGACAATTTGCAGACAGATTTTCCGCCGGAGTCGCCATAAGCTATACATACTGAAGTTGACGGTTTGTTACCCCAATAATATCTATTTAAGCGACCGTTAAAAGTAACTTCCTTGAAACTGCTTGTCGCCGCCCGGAAACAGGCACGACGGCAGATAAAAAATGCAAAATACAAATGGACGAATTGAAAGAAAACTTTTTTCAGGTTCGGGACCTCACTAAAGTTTATAAAATGGGAGAGGTGGAAGTGCACGCGCTGCGCGGCGTTAATCTGGAGTTGTATGCGGGCGAATTGGTTGTTTTGCTTGGTCCTTCGGGGAGCGGCA
This window encodes:
- a CDS encoding ABC transporter permease → MTVTENSQHHTEAEEKRQPGTFLVWPFAFIGEKVIGWINMLGKATIFLCLALWKTFRPKQFPKVIAQIYYIGASSTTIILLVSLFTGMVLGLQSYHALIQFGAVGGLGALVSLSLIRELGPVLTAIMITARAGSAITAEIGIQRISEQVDALQTMRIDPFRYLISPRIIAAIISFPLLTAVFDFIGIIGGYISGVALLGLNAGVYSHSIQANVDMKDLTDGFIKAIVFAVIVATVCCYQGYYVHMRKDSHGAKAVGLATTSAVVTSCVLILVSDYVVTSLLLI
- a CDS encoding toluene tolerance protein, whose amino-acid sequence is MKKRLTGLIIILTLLMFSLPVYAGVPMTTAEATVNKVLNVLRDPKLKSPASKEIKKEKLRVIYKDMFDEIEFSKRTLARNWNKLTPAQRTEFVNLFEQILEKSYADKILDYTNEKVVFYKENMLSDAQAEIQSKIVTASKEIPIFYRMILKDGKWRVYDVVVENVSLVQNYRTQFNDILAKDTPEQLLETLRKKVSKH
- a CDS encoding tRNA pseudouridine(38-40) synthase TruA encodes the protein MHKYKLVLEYDGTNYRGWQTQKNAKSVQETLIAAAQKFLGGPVQLQGAGRTDAGVHALAQTAHLESSKKINTETLRIGINDNLPASINVLQVENAPALFHARHHAVSRSYLYLIAKRRTAFGKRYVWWIKDNLNINKMQQALNLFQGFHDFVSFADKRMEKETSSKVNIEATQLKEFDDIIAMRVVGSHFLWKMVRRIVGVTVEAGRDNFTQRDIEKLLTSYSEVPARFTAPPSGLFLEKVLYEGDKLPEIKPPIHLFNI
- a CDS encoding VacJ family lipoprotein translates to MKYHLVLILALILLTAGCAHSSVTSSGALPAAKFSPSPQPILLASTSEQSTAQSTVDAVNPIDDEYKEDESVEEYTKDAVQEERVEIADPLEPFNRAMHQFNDKLYFWALKPVAQGYKAIVPEPARVSVKNFFSNLGFPARFLSCLLQADFSGAATETGRFTINTIWGIGGLLDPSAGRELDLQKQDTDLGQTLGVWGVGQGFYIVWPVFGPSSPRDSVSIAGDYFLYPVSYISPWYAGLGVRVFEEVNATSLRIGDYEALKDAAIDPYVAFRDAYAQYRFKKIKARKAKHNPSVPATEKSPSINPILPEKGN
- a CDS encoding alpha/beta hydrolase, with the protein product MSQNDKPVKISREIPTLKIHDVGGAELPYLYYEGEAPQILFAHATGFLPWLWHPIIEDLTPHHESWAPYMCNYRDCDPEKGLGWDVIARDLISFCSSQNITDNLAVGHSMGATVIAIASALFGLQPRGMILIEPIFLPEEIYSIDMKIKDHPLASQSIKRKNRWQDEKSALEYLKSKSLFAGWDKQMLEFYLKYGMEKQAEGDLKLTCSPRNEAALFMGGNSTNPWPLLKKLTCPVLIVEGEKSTNKEFIDLKKAVSLLVNGKYKSVPDAGHLIPMQKPKEVAKIIKEFLAKVF
- the mlaD gene encoding outer membrane lipid asymmetry maintenance protein MlaD, with amino-acid sequence MKKYKIETIVGIFVFLGLLCIGYMTVKLGKVSFLQDDSYPLTAKFISVTGLRDGNPVDIMGIEVGRVERITMDQENQQAVVHMKIRKGIKVYDDAIASIKTEGLVGDQYISIDPGGSGTLLKPNGTIMETQAPVDILGLISKYAFGDVKKQ
- a CDS encoding diguanylate cyclase, with amino-acid sequence MNAIPLIEFKNITKRFGSQTVLQSVNLQIYEGEVTTIIGLSGSGKSVLLKHIIGLLKPDEGTILFRGKPLTEMKKSEIAASLAQISYMFQGNALFDSLNIYDNIALPLIETTNLKKAEITRRVMARIEQTELTEATYKFPSELSGGMQKRAALARALITDPRIVLFDEPTTGQDPVRKNAILSMIAQYQRKFNFTAIMVSHEIPDVYFISNRILALYNKTIVFQGTPEELGNFDHPFNDEVIHSLEGLQKELTGLYSKRQFKMLNHVQLKRRESGENYCIAVFTLSDLDTIISVLGHDAAQEVIHSMGMYIDKHFGAIGGFSTRRKSNEFVTMLPFSDLAEAESILKDFVNDFKAQGIRDIWAGAQKLAPSDKCVDFAILAGIAEGPPVAEIDFIIELAKSQQKEIGRLRCAAKE
- a CDS encoding arginine decarboxylase, pyruvoyl-dependent gives rise to the protein MDSFVPKKIFFTKGVGTHKDELHSFERALRDAGIEKCNLVQVSSIFPPRCKMISKTQGLKQLTPGAITYCVMSRCCTNEPKRLMAASVGCAIPADKSSYGYISEHHAYGQNEKQAGDYAEDLAAAMLASTLGIDFDVDESWDEKKEIFKISGKIVRTLNVTQSTICKDNKFTTVIAVAVFIF